Proteins encoded together in one Larus michahellis chromosome 4, bLarMic1.1, whole genome shotgun sequence window:
- the LOC141743192 gene encoding homeobox protein SIX6, with protein sequence MFQLPILNFSPQQVAGVCETLEESGDIERLGRFLWSLPVAPAACEALNKNESVLRARAIVAFHTGNYRELYHILENHKFTKESHAKLQALWLEAHYQEAEKLRGRPLGPVDKYRVRKKFPLPRTIWDGEQKTHCFKERTRHLLREWYLQDPYPNPSKKRELAQATGLTPTQVGNWFKNRRQRDRAAAAKNRLQQQVLTQGSVRSLQAEEESGGEAVGAASSPAASLSSKAATSAISITSSDSECDI encoded by the exons ATGTTTCAGCTGCCCATCCTCAATTTCAGCCCGCAGCAGGTGGCCGGGGTATGCGAGACCCTGGAGGAGAGCGGGGACATCGAGCGCCTGGGGCGCTTCCTCTGGTCCCTGCCCGTGGCCCCCGCGGCCTGCGAGGCCCTCAACAAGAACGAGTCGGTGCTGAGAGCGCGAGCCATCGTGGCCTTCCACACGGGGAACTACCGGGAGCTCTACCACATCCTGGAGAACCACAAGTTCACCAAGGAGTCCCACGCCAAACTGCAAGCCCTCTGGCTGGAAGCCCACTACCAGGAGGCGGAGAAGCTGCGGGGCCGACCCCTGGGGCCGGTGGACAAGTACCGGGTGAGGAAGAAGTTCCCGCTGCCCCGCACCATCTGGGACGGCGAGCAGAAGACACATTGCTTCAAGGAGCGGACGAGGCATTTGCTGCGGGAGTGGTACCTGCAGGACCCTTACCCCAACCCCAGCAAAAAGCGGGAACTGGCTCAGGCCACGGGACTTACCCCCACGCAAGTGGGCAACTGGTTCAAAAACCGCAGGCAAAGGGACAGGGCAGCAGCCGCTAAGAACAG GCTACAGCAGCAGGTCCTAACGCAGGGCTCGGTGCGCTCGCTGCAAGCGGAGGAGGAGAGCggcggggaggcggtgggggctgcctccagccccgcagccagccTCTCCAGCAAAGCGGCCACCTCCGCCATCTCCATCACATCCAGCGACAGTGAATGTGACATCTGA